The proteins below come from a single Candidatus Marinimicrobia bacterium CG08_land_8_20_14_0_20_45_22 genomic window:
- a CDS encoding 3-methyl-2-oxobutanoate dehydrogenase subunit VorB (catalyzes the coenzyme A-dependent oxidation of 3-methyl-2-oxobutanoate coupled to the reduction of ferredoxin producing S-(2-methylpropanoyl)-CoA), translating to MAKQFLKGNEAVVKGAILAGCKSYYGYPITPASEIAHAAAKYLPLAGGTFVQAESEIAAINMVYGAASAGDRTMTASSSPGISLKQEGISYCAGSELPCVIIDVMRGGPGLGNIAPEQSDYNQIVKGGGHGNYKNIVLAPNSVQEMCDLGMLAFDLADKYRNPVVVLTDGFIGQMMEPVEFPKPVEKFPEKPWAIKGNAETMDNLITSIELEPNDLERHNIKLQQKYAIVEEQEVRVEEYQLNDAEIVIVAYGIVSRITQSTVDFLRGTGIKVGMLRPKTLFPFPKKIIAKLADTAKFFLTIELSNGQMVDDVRLAVNGKKPVYLYSRYGGNVPTVKEINEELMKLMRMS from the coding sequence ATGGCTAAACAATTTTTAAAAGGCAACGAAGCAGTCGTCAAAGGTGCGATTCTGGCAGGTTGTAAGTCCTATTACGGCTACCCAATCACGCCCGCGAGCGAAATCGCACACGCCGCCGCCAAATATCTCCCACTGGCAGGCGGAACATTCGTTCAGGCAGAAAGCGAGATCGCCGCGATCAACATGGTTTACGGCGCGGCATCGGCAGGCGACCGCACCATGACGGCATCGTCGAGTCCGGGCATTAGTCTGAAACAAGAAGGCATTTCTTATTGCGCCGGATCTGAACTTCCCTGCGTGATCATCGACGTCATGCGCGGTGGCCCGGGATTAGGAAATATCGCTCCCGAACAAAGCGATTATAATCAGATTGTCAAAGGCGGCGGACATGGCAATTACAAAAACATCGTGCTGGCGCCGAACTCCGTGCAGGAAATGTGCGATTTGGGAATGCTCGCCTTTGATCTGGCAGATAAATATCGGAATCCTGTCGTGGTTTTGACAGACGGATTCATCGGTCAGATGATGGAGCCGGTGGAATTTCCGAAACCTGTCGAAAAATTTCCCGAAAAACCGTGGGCGATTAAAGGCAATGCCGAAACGATGGATAATCTGATTACATCCATCGAACTCGAACCCAACGATCTGGAAAGACACAATATCAAACTTCAGCAAAAATATGCGATCGTCGAAGAGCAGGAAGTCCGTGTGGAAGAATACCAACTCAACGACGCCGAAATCGTAATCGTTGCCTATGGAATCGTTTCGCGAATCACTCAATCCACCGTCGATTTTCTTCGGGGAACTGGCATTAAAGTAGGCATGTTGCGACCGAAGACTCTTTTCCCATTTCCGAAGAAAATCATCGCCAAACTGGCTGACACGGCTAAATTCTTTCTCACTATCGAATTGAGTAACGGGCAGATGGTGGATGACGTCCGTCTCGCCGTCAACGGTAAAAAACCTGTCTATCTCTATTCGCGGTATGGTGGAAATGTCCCGACGGTGAAGGAAATCAATGAAGAACTGATGAAACTGAT
- a CDS encoding aspartate aminotransferase (catalyzes the formation of oxalozcetate and L-glutamate from L-aspartate and 2-oxoglutarate), whose product MPVSSKISAALTNASWIRKMFEIGLSLKKQYGADNVYDFSLGNPDLESPPEFTAALIEEAQKTGPLVHGYMPNAGYIETRQAIANMLKQETDINFTAEHVIITVGAAGALNVLFKSILEPGEEVIVIAPFFAEYDFYIDNQQGVRVIAESTADLLPDLGEIQSKITSKTRALLINSPNNPTGRVYDETVLKNLSALLDSASKKFGKPIYLITDAPYKKIIYDGLSCISPFLFYRNAILATSFSKDLSLAGERIGYLAVSPYADDNKNIINAATFCNRILGYVNAPALMQRVIPHVLNAQVNVTIYQRRRDLFYSALTEIGYEIIKPEGTFYLFPKCPIDDDIQFVQSLQEKLILTTPGTGFHRRGYFRTAFCVSEEIIRRSIPGFKAVFDQFKKR is encoded by the coding sequence ATGCCAGTTTCTTCAAAAATTTCTGCCGCTTTGACTAACGCCTCCTGGATTCGAAAAATGTTCGAGATCGGTTTGTCTCTCAAAAAACAATATGGCGCGGATAATGTTTATGACTTTTCGCTTGGAAATCCCGACCTCGAATCGCCGCCAGAATTCACTGCCGCTCTTATTGAAGAAGCCCAAAAAACGGGACCGCTCGTTCACGGTTATATGCCAAATGCCGGTTATATCGAAACCAGACAGGCAATCGCAAACATGCTGAAACAGGAAACTGACATCAATTTTACCGCCGAACATGTAATCATAACCGTCGGTGCCGCAGGCGCCTTAAATGTTTTATTCAAATCCATTCTTGAACCCGGCGAGGAAGTCATTGTCATTGCGCCATTTTTCGCCGAATACGACTTTTATATCGACAATCAGCAGGGAGTCAGAGTCATTGCCGAATCGACGGCGGATTTGTTGCCAGACCTTGGGGAAATCCAGTCAAAAATAACATCCAAAACCCGCGCATTGCTGATCAATAGCCCCAATAATCCTACCGGTCGCGTTTACGATGAAACTGTGTTGAAAAATTTAAGCGCGCTATTGGATTCAGCGAGTAAGAAATTTGGGAAACCAATTTATCTCATCACCGACGCTCCATATAAAAAAATCATTTACGACGGATTGTCCTGCATATCACCGTTTCTATTCTACCGAAATGCGATTCTGGCGACTTCGTTTTCTAAAGACTTGTCGCTGGCTGGCGAGCGAATCGGCTACCTCGCAGTCAGTCCATACGCTGATGATAACAAGAACATCATCAATGCCGCGACATTCTGTAACCGCATTTTAGGCTATGTCAACGCGCCTGCGCTGATGCAAAGAGTGATTCCACATGTTTTGAACGCACAGGTCAATGTAACGATTTATCAGCGCCGCCGTGATTTGTTCTATTCCGCTCTGACGGAAATTGGATATGAAATAATCAAACCTGAAGGAACATTTTATCTTTTCCCTAAATGTCCGATAGACGACGATATTCAATTCGTACAGTCGCTTCAGGAAAAATTGATACTCACGACGCCAGGAACGGGTTTTCATCGAAGAGGATATTTCCGGACTGCATTCTGCGTTTCTGAAGAAATCATTCGCCGGTCAATTCCCGGTTTTAAGGCAGTTTTCGATCAATTCAAAAAACGATAA
- the gltA gene encoding glutamate synthase (NADPH), homotetrameric — protein MENSPILTQKERLAIPRQKMPEQAPEIRKRNFNEVNLGFDEETAVLEANRCLDCPRPTCIEGCPVQIKIPDFIRMITQRDFLGAAKKIKEDNLLPSVCGRVCPQEQQCEKTCVLHGKFQPISIGRLERFVADYERKSGIFTPPAILPPNGKKIAIVGSGPSGLACASDLVQWGYDVTILEALHELGGVLVYGIPEFRLPKEILSYEINNLKKIGVKFVNNFIVGKMLTIDELMDEEGFDAVYLSVGAGLPWFLNIPGENLMGVYSANEFLTRINLMKAYQFPDADTPIHIGKNAVVIGGGNTAMDAVRTAMRIGAETATIVYRRSEVEMPARIEEIHHAKEEGIVFRMLTNPVEFISDENGWVKSVRNVRMELGEPDSSGRRRPIPIPGSEFDIEADLVVVAIGNGSNPLISQTTPDLKCNKRGNILVSGTSGRTSKRGVFAGGDIVSGGATVILAMGEGRNAAKSIDEFIKTGDWDDNSPIAQSMP, from the coding sequence ATGGAAAATTCACCGATTCTCACCCAAAAAGAACGCCTAGCGATTCCTCGACAAAAAATGCCCGAACAGGCACCCGAAATCCGAAAACGCAATTTCAATGAAGTTAATCTTGGATTTGACGAAGAAACCGCCGTTCTTGAAGCAAACCGCTGTCTGGATTGTCCGCGTCCGACATGTATCGAAGGTTGTCCCGTTCAAATTAAAATCCCCGATTTCATTCGTATGATCACGCAGAGAGATTTCCTTGGCGCGGCGAAAAAAATCAAAGAAGATAATCTTTTGCCATCGGTTTGCGGACGCGTTTGTCCACAAGAACAACAATGTGAAAAAACCTGCGTTCTTCACGGAAAATTTCAGCCGATTTCCATTGGAAGATTGGAACGATTCGTCGCCGATTACGAACGGAAATCTGGTATTTTTACGCCGCCGGCTATTTTACCGCCGAACGGAAAAAAGATCGCCATTGTCGGCTCGGGTCCATCAGGGCTCGCCTGCGCCAGCGATTTGGTTCAATGGGGATACGATGTGACGATTTTAGAAGCGCTCCATGAATTGGGCGGCGTCCTCGTTTACGGCATTCCGGAATTTCGTTTGCCGAAGGAAATTCTCAGTTATGAAATCAATAATCTGAAGAAGATCGGCGTCAAATTCGTCAATAATTTCATCGTTGGAAAAATGCTGACGATCGATGAATTGATGGACGAGGAAGGTTTTGATGCCGTTTATCTGAGCGTTGGCGCTGGTTTGCCATGGTTTTTGAACATTCCTGGCGAAAATCTGATGGGCGTCTATTCCGCTAACGAATTTTTAACACGGATTAATCTGATGAAAGCCTATCAGTTTCCAGATGCCGACACGCCGATTCACATCGGGAAAAACGCGGTCGTTATCGGCGGCGGAAATACGGCAATGGATGCCGTCCGAACGGCTATGCGGATCGGCGCCGAAACGGCTACCATCGTCTATCGCCGCTCGGAAGTGGAAATGCCCGCGCGCATCGAAGAAATTCATCACGCCAAAGAGGAAGGGATCGTTTTCCGTATGTTAACCAATCCAGTTGAATTTATTTCCGACGAAAACGGCTGGGTTAAAAGCGTGCGCAATGTTCGGATGGAACTTGGCGAACCGGATTCTTCCGGAAGACGCCGTCCCATTCCGATTCCCGGATCAGAATTCGACATCGAAGCCGATTTGGTCGTCGTGGCTATCGGCAACGGCTCGAATCCGCTGATTTCTCAGACAACACCCGATCTGAAATGCAACAAACGGGGAAATATTCTCGTCAGCGGCACCTCTGGGCGCACATCCAAACGTGGCGTTTTTGCAGGCGGCGACATCGTTTCAGGCGGTGCGACGGTGATCCTGGCGATGGGCGAAGGACGAAACGCCGCAAAATCCATCGACGAATTTATCAAAACCGGCGATTGGGATGATAACAGTCCGATTGCTCAATCAATGCCATAA